From Plasmodium malariae genome assembly, contig: PmUG01_00_2, whole genome shotgun sequence, the proteins below share one genomic window:
- the PmUG01_00013400 gene encoding STP1 protein gives MEKCLPKNLRIFGTSYFRYAREARFIEVVNHIKDNITKLISNKDKKALKDKCLYLARYLIDNKTPPGYYTSQKATWEKALNEWLHPHYKKLDELGGCPLIMNENDLEFLKLKYEVDDFCKKRNTDLTDIKRLKQNPQSAESYSSKCEEYNIWISEKEEYFNTKKYLIETCYERDKTKKGPKKTCDIMDPQTFKKQLNCRLSHPVPPDKILAEKKNKGSPEDEKRVESKFTTQDRNQEVADVLETAAQPRPQHGEHNTPERKIENEPQTLSPIIAPSEASSTKTENSHAEYVQSPQAELSEPKSFVSLDSEKPPDSTPLHRKPDVSRETQDFQIVSFPSGKLNVATDFPAVTVHAKIPRIFKKKKKIKRRQVKFLKILTPSHSCTKHKFVKHDNMEYPLYDDEEITKKIKILEHNKNNNINASKQNKHRYKTIIEVHMQILEEYRNEEWEYIKGEFLEICLELLTKGEHNTYPFLTNDKLIIGNTKSINQKEKQKILWNKWIEKHQNLADKLKKEHWFNNLKIDWKRELANLKKREELKNDPDEIQNIPFSPREKDIWRQWILEKCIIIKQYIEQDLFNYLTAELQIIPDDYDNEKIKDSLPLINIGELSNKEDCQELYKYIKKKLLTKLCILILMSVLEECKKEQDIENNESHLDNYIIEFKEKENSDSKKEFIENISEFNRYFLENTENHDYKTDDIFKKELERWIREDNTYGYSMEK, from the exons GATATTTGGCACTTCTTACTTCAGATACGCACGAGAAGCACGTTTTATAGAAGTCGTAAATCATATTAAGGACAACATTACTAAACTTATTTctaataaagataaaaaagcATTAAAGGATAAATGCCTATATTTGGCCAGATATCTAATTGACAATAAGACTCCACCAGGTTATTATACATCACAAAAAGCAACATGGGAAAAGGCATTAAATGAATGGTTACATCCTCATTATAAAAAGCTAGATGAACTAGGAGGATGTCCTCTGATTATGAATGAAAATGAtttagaatttttaaaattaaaatatgaagtaGATGATTTCtgtaaaaagagaaataccGATCTGACGGATATAAAACGGTTGAAGCAAAACCCTCAATCTGCTGAGAGTTATTCAAGTAAATGtgaagaatataatatatggatTAGTGAAAAGGaggaatattttaatacaaaGAAGTACCTCATTGAAACGTGTTACGAAAGagacaaaacaaaaaaaggacCAAAAAAAACATGCGACATAATGGATCCtcaaacttttaaaaaacagCTTAACTGCAGGCTCTCCCATCCAGTACCACCTGATAAAATTCTagctgaaaaaaaaaataagggtTCACCTGAAGATGAAAAAAGAGTTGAAAGTAAATTTACAACTCAAGATCGAAACCAAGAAGTAGCAGATGTTCTAGAAACTGCAGCTCAACCTAGACCCCAACATGGTGAGCATAATACTCCCgaaagaaaaattgaaaacgAACCTCAAACTCTATCCCCAATAATAGCTCCATCTGAAGCATCATCAACAAAAACAGAAAATTCTCACGCTGAATATGTACAATCTCCCCAAGCTGAATTATCAGAACCTAAAAGTTTTGTTTCTTTAGATTCAGAAAAACCTCCTGATTCTACACCATTACATAGAAAACCTGACGTCTCCAGAGAAACCCAGGATTTTCAAATTGTTTCTTTTCCTTCTGGAAAATTAAATGTTGCTACAGATTTTCCCGCGGTCACTGTTCACGCTAAAATTCCAA gaatatttaaaaaaaaaaaaaagataaaaagaagacAAGTGAAATTCCTAAAAATACTAACACCTTCACATTCTTGCACAAAACACAAATTTGTAAAACATGATAATATGGAATATCCATTATATGATGATGAAgagataacaaaaaaaataaaaatacttgaACATAacaagaataataatataaacgcATCAAAGCAAAACAAACATAGATACAAAACTATCATAGAAGTACATATGCAAATACTCGAAGAATACAGAAATGAAGAATGGGAGTATATAAAAGGagaatttttagaaatatgcTTAGAATTGCTAACAAAAGGGGAACACAATACATATCCTTTTTTAACTAATGACAAACTAATAATTGGAAATACAAAAAGTATTaatcaaaaagaaaaacaaaaaatattatggaaTAAATGGATAGAAAAACATCAAAATCTTGCTGacaaattgaaaaaagaacattggtttaataatttaaaaattgattGGAAAAGAGAACTAgctaacttaaaaaaaagagaagaattaaaaaatgatcctgatgaaattcaaaatattccattttcaccaagagaaaaagatatatggaGACAGTGGATATTGGAGAAGTGTATAATTATTAAGCAATATATTGAACAGGACTTATTTAACTATTTAACTGCTGAACTCCAGATTATACCAGATGATtatgataatgaaaaaattaaagattcTTTGccattaattaatataggAGAATTATCGAACAAAGAAGACTGccaagaattatataaatatataaaaaaaaaattattaacaaaactATGTATACTCATTCTTATGTCAGTATTAGAAGAATGCAAAAAAGAGCAggatattgaaaataatgaatcaCATTTGGATAATTACATAATTGAatttaaggaaaaagaaaattcagatagtaaaaaagaatttatagaAAACATAAGTGAATTTAACCGttattttttggaaaatacGGAAAATCATGATTATAAAACGGACgatatctttaaaaaagagTTAGAACGTTGGATAAGAGAAGATAATACATATGGATATTctatggaaaaataa